The Arachis duranensis cultivar V14167 chromosome 9, aradu.V14167.gnm2.J7QH, whole genome shotgun sequence genomic sequence aaagataaaaataaaattaataatatctaacactacttcattttattaaattatttaaaaatagcacatccacaaaaaataatcgtaatatataaattgaagcaataatttaaaattctataattataatttaatcaaataccaatAGTAAAACCAAATTACCTAAACAATATTGAACATATTCTAGTCCTTAGTCACGTATAGTATAAAATCATTCTTGTAACGACAACCAACTGAAATAACATCGTAAGTTTCAATATTTAGAATTCGTGCAAAATCAGACCATCCTCTTGTTAGATAAGCTTCATTATCCGCTATCCATGCAATGCGGCAAGATATAGAAATGCCACACCGAAAAACCAAACTAACTCTTATTCCCCTCAATGCATGCAAAGAAAgctggtaatttctgaaaaaaatcaaaatatgttaaaaaaatattctaataatgaacagtttaaactaagaaaatttaaatatattaccaatcgttGAAATTGCATATCTGAATTTGTCACGAATTTAGCAAAACTGAACTGAAACTGAAGGAATTCAATTTCATTATGTGCTCCACTTCGAAGATTTTCGGGTAGACGTAAAAAGCATAGAGGGGATGGAACTTGAACTTGCCCTATAAAGTTCTGTGGATGCaattcctcaataaaaaatCGAACTCCTCCTAAGAAATCTAACTTTAACCACATTCCATTGGGTTGGTCATAATAGGTGAGTAGATCCAACCATCCTTCGGTAAAGTAGAGACTATTGCCTCTTTTTTGAACGCTTACATCCATGTAGTTGGAACCcgaatcagtgaagacaactcgatgaggtatttcatggatgtgatgcattgtaaatgATTGTGTCAAAAGACAATCAAAATGAaacattagacgataagaataacttagagtaacaacaaataaaaaattatcaaaagaataatataatagaatgagtatatgaaaaatattataaaaaattataaattgtatcttaaaaggatcaatttcaataaaaaatgaagaatacattcttattctatgaagtagtaaaaaaaaacactaaatataaaattatgaattgactctcaaatttagattcatgtaccaTAGGAAAAGACTATATATAGattttagtaaaacaaaaataaatatgtaaattacctattattaaggtaattttttaataatgcattaaattttgatttgatacaattataatgaagatacgtttctaaattagtataattatatattattcattaaatattaattacaatataattatattaaagatactttttataaaataatttagaaaaattatttgatatacgTGAATCGGGtaacaaagattttttattattattattactattattgagattattattatcattaaaattattaaaagtatttttatatattattattatcattaaaattatttaaaagtatttttaattgataattgataagtagtttaatagtgcattaaatattgatctgatataattataataaagatatgttgctaaattagtataattatatattattcatttagtattaattataatataattacaataaaataatttagaatagaaaaaaattttattggttttggagggaaaacggaGGCATGAGAGATCGACACGTTACCTTTAGTAGTTGGGAAAAatccagttttagtatattaagtagatagtaagtaatataaattataataaattatattaagaaaagaaatatttaaatatctaatcaaatcaattaattgatataattaattcagtgcaataaattgtattaaatgAGTTAAAACAGTTAAATCGGGTAACACTCTCCAAAAcatgccacgttaacttcatCATTAAGTGTAAAtatccgatttttatataatagaatagatagattGCCTTAACTCCTAATGGTTCCTAGCTGAACtgttaaattctaaaattaatttaatattattgcCCATTAAAATGGTAAAGTAGTAGTAGTTGCAAGTTTCGTTTCCTTTTGATGAAtgtgttctgtttttcaatgaCATCACGCAGCTGAACGAAGAATAACAAAACCAAATCAAGCAGCGcacaactctctctctctctctctctctgcgaTGGCTCTTTCACTGTCGCGGCTTCGTCACCCTCTCATCTCTCGCTCCCTTCGCCtcctttcctcttcctcttccgtTTCCAGATCCCTCTCTCGGTAAGCTGCTTCTGCAATCATGTGTTTCTTGatcttcccctttttttttatatatttttctctgAATTTTCGCTGCTTTACCTCAAATTTAATCATATGTTTTCGGCGGTTTTAACTTATAGGAAATTTGGTTACTATAGTTTCTCTTTTGAAGGTTAGTACTATTTAGAGGACGATTTTGTTATTGAAGTTCGCATTCTTCATGTGTTTTCAGTAGAAGTGAGGTTTGTGAATGTGATCCATTAGGTTAGAGGTTACTTAGGGAGCCATTGTGCATATTGATTAGGGAGCTGGTAGAGTTGTGCTGGCTCCAACTCCTCGATTAGATCATGACTTTTCGTTCTTCATAATAGGACTGCTTGATTTCTTTTAATGAATTCGTTACTAGCTTGTAATGATAATATGATATGCTCCATTTGGTAAATGCATTTCGAAGTTGCAAGTTCTCATCGACAATGTTGTGCGGATGGATGAATTAAATCACTTGAGGCCAATTAACGCAAGAGACTTTAAAATGTTGTTTAATATGATATTCGAAATGCTAGCAGTTGTTTGAACCAGTCATTTAAACTAAACTGCACTTGTTTGTTCAGAGCAGGGTAATggataatgataaaaaaagtagtagtagtagtaatagtagtagtagtaataataataataggaaTTAAGATATTGATTACAGAATCTGTAATTGATTTGCTGAAGTATCAGAGGAAATTCTTGTGATCTCAATTCTCAATGGTATTAGGTATAGAAATAGCAGAGAAATAGAGATATCATAGAACATAGAGGGTCTTATTCCTCCTTGCCCAAACCTCAGACTCTTTCTCCATGATTTTTTATGCATTCTCTCtgcttttctcacatttatccCCACTTCCTCATAACTGAATTTTCCCTTCACCCTACTTATGTTGCCATGTTGGTTCTGTGTACATAGATGATGTTGTATGTTCTAGACCTTGCTGACCAATGTACTTTAGTTCGTTGTATCATGTACAAATTGACCTGCTTCCATTTGAACAATTGAACACCAAAGTAAAGTGGTACTGGCAATTACTTAATTTTAGTGTAATGTTgtcttgtttatttatttgatccatCTGTACCGATTATTACAGGAAGTATTTTCCAGGAATCATTCCAAATTGTTTGTAACTTTTGATATAATGCTTGGTTTTCAATGTTCAAagaatctttaatttttattatcatggtgccttttttttcttatgtattttataACTCTACTTGAAGATTCTAATATATTATTTCGGATTTTGTTCTTGACAGAACTTCTAAGTCAGGGATTTTCTCTGTGGGTTGTGATGAGCATCAAAGGTGTGCATCATTAACCTGCACTTTTTTGTATTAACTGCAAGATTAGGGGTTctttaatcttattttgattcttatttatgggattgatttgaatttCAAAGATGGAGAATTCTGGTAATGTCATCATACTATGATTATTAGTGTTGAAATTGTTTCCTTCTTTGACCACCCAGTTACCATTGTAAATGAGATGACCAACTTTTTCTGTTAACCCAACCTGCCTTGCTTGAGCCTTTGAAATAAAAATGTGAAACCATTCCAATATAAAATCATCAGCTCAAGTTTCTTGATCCAACATCAGGTTGTCCAATCTGTCAGATTTGTACTTCTCTGGTTGACCATACATTCTTCCAGCTTATCAAACTTACAAAGTAATGTGGGGATAAGCATCCTCTACGTTGGATATGTTACACAAATGTCATGTCTTTTCCTTTAACATAATGATTCATCATGTCTTCTACATGGTCTTCCTGGCATTTTTTAATTGTGATGTTTATCTTTATCAGGCTTACATCTTTGTCTAGGCTTACAGGAGTCTGTGATAATTCTTTAAAGCCAAAGGTTAGTATTTaactgaataataataataatgataaatcaAATTGTGGCCAGATTTTCTCTGACAACTTTCAACTTTTCCAGTGGTTTGGTATCAGATACTTCTCATCTGCAGGTACTTCATGTTTCACTTCTCATGTTCCCACTTTCTATAGTTTCTCTTGTGGCTTCACTTTGCATGCATGTGTTCTTATGATGTATCTTGCAAATGTTATGGATTTTCAGCAAATTTCTtgattttttgttattgaaTGGCATATATTAAgtcttttgaatttaaatatgaaTATGCTAACTTCTGATCATTTGTCCTCTTTGATAGACTCATCACACATAGTCATTGGGATGCCTGCTTTATCTCCTACAATGGTGAGATTACGagaactttaatttttaactttgttTTATCTCCCTTCATGGTATTGCatccatggaatattattgatCTTTCCTTGTGGTTCAGACCCAAGGTAACATTGCAAAatggagaaagaaagaaggagataaGGTCAGCCAGTATAGAATATTGTTGTAGATCACAACACTGTTTCATTCAGTGCATCACTTTGGGACTTGACAATTTGTTAATTAATCATTCCTCCTTGCTTTTAACTAATCTAACAGATAGAAGTTGGTGATATACTATGTGAAATTGAAACCGACAAGGCTACACTTGAATTTGAAAGTCTTGAAGAAGGGTAATTTTCTTATCCTTCTTTTCATATTTCCCTTATGGGTTATGGATGACTTGTACTAATGCTTAAATTAGAGTTTGTTATCATCTCAAAAATCAATGTGTGTTCCGTTTCTTTTGGGGGCACTAGTAACAAATTAGAAGCATTATTGGCAACTGAGCTTTTACCCTAGAGCTTAGATCATGAGACATGCAAATTTGTATACATAGAAAACTTGGCAGTAATTGTATGATGCCCGCAGATTTCTTGCTAAGATATTGGTACCTGATGGTTCAAAGGATGTGCCAGTTGGACAACCAATTGCAATAACAGTGAGTAATCTTTTAAGTTCCAATTTTTGAATTACTTCTTACATGGAAATCATTGCAAATTATACATCTCTAAAATGAATTCATTCTGTATTCTGGAAAaggttgaattttaattgttttgttCATACCTTTTTGTCCGAATAAAAAATTCCTTTTATGTTTCATTTTAAATGATGATAATATAAGAACTTTTGAAGTTACTATTTGCCTCACATGATCTGAACCATGATTTTCTTGTATTTGAATTCCAATTTACTCCATCATTACACACACCATTAGATGTCTTAAACAGcaccctttttttctttttttcccctGAAGTAAGCTTGCAAATTGGGCTTGGGCATAGGTGTATTATCTTTCTGTACAACTATACTCACTTGCCATGAAGTTGCTTATTTGGTATTCAGTTACACATTAATGAACTCTGTTATTCCCACAGCTCTGTATTACAGTACATGTGCATATTCTGCTCTGATTCTCACAATCACTATCAGAAAATGCATTCAGTTTCCCTCGATCACAGTCTTTCTAAAGGTTGCTTCTTTTTATTACGTTTTCCCATCACTATCTATTCGTTTTGTCTCTAAAATCAATGGTCCAATCGAAAAATCTATAGGCTCAATATTATGGCTTTGCTAAATCGTAATCTGAAAGCAATATTTTCCTCTTCATGTAAGCACCAGTTAATTTTAAATCGTCAACTTGTGGGATTTTACTTGATAATTTATTCTGTGGGCCTTGACAAGGTTGAGGATCAAGATGATATTAAAAATGTCCCTGCTTCTGTGGGAAGTGGGACTGAGGTTAAAGAGAAGAAACCAATACATCAGGATGACTCCGCTGAGGAAAGGAAACCAGAACCAACGTCCACTGACATTAATGCATCAGAACTTCCACCTCATATCCTTCTTGAAATGCCGGCTTTGTCCCCAACAATGGTGAAAAGATTGTGATGTTTCTGTGGTTAACATTACCATCATCTCCCAAACTTTCCCACTATTGCAgcattaattttcaattatttttccatACAGAACCAAGGCAACATTGCTAAATGGAGGAAAAAAGAAGGCGACAAGGTTAGTGATGTTTTAACATTAGATTTTGAGTTGGATTTCCTTATTTTAGTATAATTCCAAAGGTTATGAATGCTCGGTAATATTCATATATTCTTTTGCCTGCTGTGCATTTACGTATAATTCATCTAACAGATTGAAGTGGGTGACATATTATGTGAGATAGAGACAGACAAAGCTACCCTTGAATTTGAAAGTATGGAGGAAGGGTAATAAATATTCTTTCCATATCCTGAAAACAGTTAAcgtaaatattctttttttttatgttatggtTGTGTGCATTGCAAAATGCTAAATTATTTTACACAAGTTTCTTGGCCAAGATGCttctaaataattttctaaaatagtAAAGATTTGAGCAGTGTAATATGATTAGCAAATCAGACATTGTACCTTTTACGGACATGCCTGGTACTAATTAGTTTTCATCAATAAGTTACAGTTCCATAAAAGTGAGTCCTGGGAATTGTCTCTAGTCTCGTTCTTTTATGCAATTTGTGGTAGATTACATTACAATCCCTTCCATTAtgtatatctttttatttttatttttatttattattattatgtgttttCTGTTTACAGACCAAACTTTTAGCACAAATTTTAcaaacattatttatttatttatttattttgatctgTCAAACatgctttatttttactcatgCCTATCATCTGGGTTCTAGATACTTGGCTAAGATACTTGCACCAGAAGGTTCAAAAGAAGTGGCAGTTGGACAACCTATTGCAATAACAGTAAGTGTGGAAATTCTTTTTTGTAACTTAAATTCAATATAAAGTATATTTGTGTAAGAGTAGGATCTTAACATTTTGTTCCTCTTCCCATGAAAGGAAACATCTAACAATATTTTATCTACGTAGTGGTTGGTTTgtcctttctcttttttcatgaCATGCACTGgattataaaaatacttatggTACTTGGTGTAATGCAAGGTTGAAGATGCAGGTGATATTGAAGCTGTAAAGAATTCTAGTGGTGGCAGATCTGCAAGCAAAAATGAGCAGACCACCAAACATGATACTAAAACTGAGGTGAAACCACAGAAAACTAGTTCAAAAAGAATTAGCCCAGCTGCAAAGTTGCTAATTTCGGAATATGGATTGGATCCATCGACAATAAATGCCTCTGGTCCACATGGCACTTTACTGAAAGGGGATGTTCTGTCTGCAATTAAATCAGGAAAATTGACTCCAAAACCTTATTCAGCTAAAGAGAAGGCATCACCATCTCAAAGTCATCAACAATCTGCAGCTTCACCAGAGTCAAAGTCTGCTTCTGCCTCAAAGCAGTCAGATGCATATGAAGATCTTCCCAATAGTCAAATTCGCAAGGTTGGTCTGATGAATTTTCTGTTAAACAAGAGGAAGGCTCCTCAAATCTTTTTAGAGGCATGTTGTATTTTAGTGAGAAGTATCCTTGCTAAATAACGATATGTAAAGAGCATTCAAAGGGTCTTTGTGAAGCTGCCGTTTGTTTGCTTTTATTTGGAGTTGAATGCTTTCATATTTAGGGAGAAATGTTTGTCATAACACCTATTTTTGAATGTTATGCAGGTTATTGCAAAGAGGTTGTTGGAATCAAAACAAAACACACCACACTTGTATTTATCATCAGGTTTTAATTCTCCTATGCCTTTCATATTAGTCCAGCCTAATTCATATGTACACTAACTAGCTATTATATCTTTTCACTGCCATGAGTTAGATGTTACTTTGGATCCTCTTCTCTCCCTTAGAAAAGATCTTAAAGGTATGGACTAGTAAAACTTATTACTATTGTTCCTAGTACATTTGCAATCCggtatattctttatttttcccgTTGATTGCAGAGCAGTATGATGTTAAAGTTTCGGTGAATGACATTATTATCAAAGTTGTAGCAGCTGCTCTCAGAAATGTCCCAGAAGCAAATGGTAAACAATTCTCTCTTACTGTCTTTTGATATATGTGTTATTCTTGACTTGGTTCATTCATTAGTGTCCATAGTCCTGCAATTGCTCTTTACAAACCTATTCATGGAACTGAATTATTCTCCATAGGAGTTTGTAATTTTGAAATCCTTTTTTCTGTATGGCAGCGTACTGGGATGCTGAAAAGGGTGAAGTTGTTTTATGTGATTCTGTTGACATATCTATAGCGGTTGCCACTGAGAAGGTAATGGATAGTGTTTAAACTGTTAGTATGATTTTATAGAGAAATGCTAGGTGAAcaagttatttctgtaaccaAGTCCAACCAagtctttcttcttcttatgcCTCTCGGCCTCTCCTCCTttcccttcttcttcaactAATATCAATCCTTAAGTTATTGAACCAACTTGGTTGAACTTATTACCAAAATGACTTGGTCATGTAGCATCACCGCATTTTATAAAGCACTCAAATCTCATGTCTACAGGGCTTGATGACTCCAATAATAAGAAATGCTGATCATAAGACAATATCTGCCATCTCGTCTGAGGTAATTTATAGTCATCTATATAGGTTTCTGTATAATGACTGTATCGGGACATCTTATCTTGTTTGTGTTGAAATTTAGGCAGTCACATTCATTCtagattaattgaaaatttagaaAGCAAATACCTTTATTTACTTCTTGAAAATCTTCAATAACTTGTTGATTGTTTAGGTCAAGGAACTAGCAGCAAAGGCACGTGATGGCAAGTTGAAGCCACAAGAATTCCAAGGGGGTACTTTTAGGTGAGCTGACCTCATTGTTTGGCAGGCTTAGAAATTCCCCATTCATCCTTTTTTTTTAGGGGAAAAAGAACATACTATTGTAAAGTAATAACCCTGAGCTTTGTACAATGCAGCATTTCAAACTTAGGAATGTATCCTGTGGATAAATTCTGTGCTATTATAAACCCCCCACAGGTACTCGCTATATCTCTATCTCTACACACACACTCGCCCTGGCGAATATCCCCGTATACTGCTCACAATCTATATAAATTTTACTTAGTACAGGGGCGGAGCGGAGTAGCcttagtggatgttcaaacttAAAAAATGATTGTTGTTTCTTACTATATGCTGCAGGCTTGCATTCTTGCTGTAGGGAGGGGCAACAAAGTTGTGGAACCAATAATTGGATCTGATGGTATGAGTTAATGGATGTTCTGTATGTCAGTTAATCTTAtaattttcatttgttttgaCATTGGTTATTATTCATTAGGAATTGAGAAGCCAGCAGTCGTCAATAAGTTGAACTTAACATTATCGGCTGATCATCGTGTTTTTGATGGCAAAGTTGGAGGTATGTCT encodes the following:
- the LOC107466699 gene encoding dihydrolipoyllysine-residue acetyltransferase component 1 of pyruvate dehydrogenase complex, mitochondrial isoform X2 produces the protein MALSLSRLRHPLISRSLRLLSSSSSVSRSLSRTSKSGIFSVGCDEHQRLTSLSRLTGVCDNSLKPKWFGIRYFSSADSSHIVIGMPALSPTMTQGNIAKWRKKEGDKIEVGDILCEIETDKATLEFESLEEGFLAKILVPDGSKDVPVGQPIAITIEVGDILCEIETDKATLEFESMEEGYLAKILAPEGSKEVAVGQPIAITVEDAGDIEAVKNSSGGRSASKNEQTTKHDTKTEVKPQKTSSKRISPAAKLLISEYGLDPSTINASGPHGTLLKGDVLSAIKSGKLTPKPYSAKEKASPSQSHQQSAASPESKSASASKQSDAYEDLPNSQIRKVIAKRLLESKQNTPHLYLSSDVTLDPLLSLRKDLKEQYDVKVSVNDIIIKVVAAALRNVPEANAYWDAEKGEVVLCDSVDISIAVATEKGLMTPIIRNADHKTISAISSEVKELAAKARDGKLKPQEFQGGTFSISNLGMYPVDKFCAIINPPQACILAVGRGNKVVEPIIGSDGIEKPAVVNKLNLTLSADHRVFDGKVGGAFLSALKSNFSDIRRLLL
- the LOC107466699 gene encoding dihydrolipoyllysine-residue acetyltransferase component 1 of pyruvate dehydrogenase complex, mitochondrial isoform X1, with amino-acid sequence MALSLSRLRHPLISRSLRLLSSSSSVSRSLSRTSKSGIFSVGCDEHQRLTSLSRLTGVCDNSLKPKWFGIRYFSSADSSHIVIGMPALSPTMTQGNIAKWRKKEGDKIEVGDILCEIETDKATLEFESLEEGFLAKILVPDGSKDVPVGQPIAITVEDQDDIKNVPASVGSGTEVKEKKPIHQDDSAEERKPEPTSTDINASELPPHILLEMPALSPTMNQGNIAKWRKKEGDKIEVGDILCEIETDKATLEFESMEEGYLAKILAPEGSKEVAVGQPIAITVEDAGDIEAVKNSSGGRSASKNEQTTKHDTKTEVKPQKTSSKRISPAAKLLISEYGLDPSTINASGPHGTLLKGDVLSAIKSGKLTPKPYSAKEKASPSQSHQQSAASPESKSASASKQSDAYEDLPNSQIRKVIAKRLLESKQNTPHLYLSSDVTLDPLLSLRKDLKEQYDVKVSVNDIIIKVVAAALRNVPEANAYWDAEKGEVVLCDSVDISIAVATEKGLMTPIIRNADHKTISAISSEVKELAAKARDGKLKPQEFQGGTFSISNLGMYPVDKFCAIINPPQACILAVGRGNKVVEPIIGSDGIEKPAVVNKLNLTLSADHRVFDGKVGGAFLSALKSNFSDIRRLLL